One uncultured Gellertiella sp. genomic window carries:
- a CDS encoding pyruvate, water dikinase regulatory protein, giving the protein MENRKNFFHLHLISDSTGETLISAGRAASAQFPGSHAVEHVYPLIRTRKQLQPVLESIDQTPGIVLYTVVDRELAAVIDKTCRDMGVPCVNVIEPVMDIFQAYLGAPSKRRVGAQHKMNADYFARIEALNFTMDHDDGQLADDYDEADVVIIGISRTSKTPTSIYLANRGIRTANLPLVPGVALPESLSRVSKPLIVCLTATSDRISQVRENRILGTSGDFHGGQYTDRATITEELKYARSVCARNNWPMIDVTRRSIEETAAAIVALRPKLR; this is encoded by the coding sequence GTGGAGAACAGAAAAAACTTCTTTCATCTGCACCTCATATCTGACTCAACCGGAGAGACTCTGATCTCGGCGGGGCGGGCGGCCTCTGCACAATTTCCCGGCAGCCATGCGGTGGAACATGTCTACCCCCTCATCCGCACCCGCAAACAGCTGCAGCCCGTGCTGGAGTCCATCGACCAGACACCGGGTATTGTCCTCTATACGGTGGTGGACCGGGAGCTTGCGGCGGTGATCGACAAGACCTGCCGGGACATGGGGGTGCCTTGTGTCAATGTCATCGAGCCGGTGATGGATATCTTCCAGGCCTATCTCGGCGCCCCCTCAAAGCGCCGGGTAGGTGCCCAGCACAAGATGAATGCCGATTACTTCGCGCGGATCGAAGCGCTGAATTTCACCATGGATCATGATGACGGCCAATTGGCCGATGATTATGACGAGGCGGATGTGGTGATCATCGGCATCAGCCGCACCTCGAAAACCCCGACCAGCATCTATCTCGCCAATCGTGGCATCCGCACCGCCAATCTGCCGCTGGTACCGGGTGTGGCATTGCCGGAAAGCCTCAGCCGGGTGTCGAAGCCGTTGATCGTGTGCCTGACGGCGACGTCGGACCGGATCTCGCAGGTGCGCGAAAATCGAATCCTCGGCACGTCGGGCGATTTCCACGGCGGACAATATACCGACCGCGCGACCATCACCGAAGAGCTCAAATATGCCCGGTCAGTCTGCGCCCGCAACAACTGGCCGATGATCGACGTCACCCGCCGTTCCATTGAGGAGACGGCGGCGGCGATTGTTGCCCTGCGTCCAAAACTGCGTTAA
- a CDS encoding Maf-like protein, with protein MSKPLVLASASPFRRQLMENAGLTFLTESARINERAIEAPLEAAGETPDAVAVALAIAKAVDVSSRYPGAVVIGSDQTLSQGQRVYHKPRDMAEAVEHLRSFSASTHRLNSAMVLVLDGDLLWQHVAHAEMTVRALSDDFITRHLQRVGTRALSSVGAYQLEGEGIHLFERIEGDYFTILGLPMLPLLNKLREMGLIDG; from the coding sequence ATGTCCAAACCCCTGGTGCTCGCGTCGGCAAGCCCCTTTCGCCGGCAATTGATGGAGAATGCCGGCCTGACTTTTTTGACGGAGTCGGCGCGGATCAATGAGCGGGCCATAGAGGCACCACTTGAGGCGGCAGGTGAAACACCTGATGCCGTCGCCGTGGCTCTGGCAATCGCCAAAGCGGTGGATGTCAGTTCAAGGTATCCGGGTGCCGTCGTCATTGGCTCGGACCAGACCCTGTCGCAAGGGCAACGTGTCTACCACAAGCCGAGAGACATGGCGGAGGCCGTTGAGCACTTGCGTTCCTTTTCCGCCAGCACCCATCGGCTCAACAGTGCGATGGTACTGGTCCTGGATGGTGATCTCCTCTGGCAGCATGTCGCCCATGCGGAGATGACGGTGCGGGCACTTTCCGACGATTTCATTACCCGGCATCTGCAACGCGTCGGCACCAGGGCTTTGAGCAGTGTCGGGGCCTACCAGCTGGAAGGGGAGGGGATCCATCTGTTCGAAAGGATCGAGGGCGACTATTTCACCATCCTCGGATTGCCGATGCTTCCACTCCTTAACAAATTGCGCGAAATGGGCCTGATCGATGGATGA
- a CDS encoding shikimate dehydrogenase: MDDSRETLTRTAFVTGYPIKHSRSPLIHSYWLKLLGLTGRYVAHPVPPEDFAGFMAALRNGDSGYVGGNVTIPHKESACRLADVRDERAEELGAANTLWVSEGKVFATNTDGEGFVANLDDRHPGWDPGARGGSRSAVVLGAGGAARAVIQAVRDRGFSEIHVVNRTRSRAVEMRDRFGSGIVPHGMEALGSVLAGASLFVNTTSLGMDGEPAPGIDFSTMADQAVVTDIVYVPLVTPILRQALDQGRAVVDGLGMLLHQAVPGFERWFGARPVVDATLREIIEQDMRAH; encoded by the coding sequence ATGGATGATTCACGTGAAACATTAACCAGAACCGCATTCGTCACCGGCTATCCGATCAAGCATTCCCGCTCGCCGCTGATCCATTCCTACTGGCTGAAGCTGCTTGGCCTCACGGGGCGCTATGTCGCGCATCCTGTTCCGCCGGAAGATTTTGCCGGCTTCATGGCTGCGTTGCGAAATGGCGACTCCGGCTATGTTGGTGGAAACGTCACCATCCCGCACAAGGAATCCGCCTGTCGACTGGCTGATGTCAGGGACGAAAGGGCCGAGGAACTGGGCGCGGCCAATACGCTGTGGGTCAGCGAAGGCAAGGTCTTTGCCACCAACACCGATGGCGAAGGTTTTGTCGCCAATCTGGACGACCGCCATCCCGGCTGGGATCCGGGGGCAAGAGGCGGTTCCAGGTCGGCAGTGGTGCTGGGGGCTGGCGGCGCGGCGCGTGCGGTCATTCAGGCGGTCAGGGATCGCGGCTTTTCCGAGATCCATGTGGTGAACCGTACCCGGTCACGGGCAGTTGAAATGCGCGACCGTTTCGGATCAGGGATCGTCCCGCATGGCATGGAGGCTCTCGGGTCTGTGCTGGCGGGCGCAAGCCTGTTCGTCAACACCACGTCGCTTGGCATGGATGGTGAGCCTGCGCCGGGGATCGACTTCTCGACGATGGCCGATCAGGCGGTGGTCACGGATATCGTCTATGTCCCGCTGGTCACCCCGATCCTCCGGCAGGCGCTGGATCAGGGACGGGCAGTGGTCGATGGTCTCGGCATGCTGCTGCATCAGGCGGTCCCGGGATTTGAACGCTGGTTCGGTGCCCGTCCGGTCGTCGATGCAACGTTGCGGGAGATCATCGAGCAGGACATGAGGGCACATTGA
- the coaE gene encoding dephospho-CoA kinase (Dephospho-CoA kinase (CoaE) performs the final step in coenzyme A biosynthesis.), with amino-acid sequence MIILGLTGSIGMGKSTTTQMFREAGIPVNDADQVVHQLYAGEAVGPVGEAFPGAVQDGVVDRRELSRQLALNPAQFKLLEKIVHPLVRRKETEFVEEQRRAGAGLVVLDIPLLFETGGADRADRIVVVSCDAEQQRERVLARPGMTPEKFALILSRQMPDTDKRAKADFVIDTGKGLDFARQQVAAIIAEVKRGKA; translated from the coding sequence ATGATCATCCTTGGCCTCACGGGGTCGATCGGCATGGGAAAGTCGACGACGACGCAGATGTTCCGCGAGGCCGGGATTCCGGTCAACGATGCCGACCAGGTGGTGCATCAGCTCTATGCGGGCGAGGCGGTCGGGCCGGTCGGAGAAGCCTTTCCCGGCGCGGTGCAGGATGGCGTTGTCGACCGGCGTGAGCTGTCGCGGCAGCTCGCCTTGAATCCGGCTCAGTTCAAGCTTCTGGAAAAAATCGTCCATCCGCTGGTGCGCAGGAAAGAGACCGAATTTGTCGAGGAACAGCGCCGGGCAGGAGCCGGTCTTGTCGTGCTCGACATCCCGCTGTTGTTTGAAACGGGCGGGGCGGACCGGGCCGACAGGATCGTCGTGGTCTCCTGCGACGCCGAACAGCAGCGCGAACGCGTGCTGGCACGACCGGGGATGACGCCGGAGAAATTCGCGCTGATCCTGTCGCGGCAGATGCCCGACACGGACAAGCGGGCGAAGGCCGATTTCGTCATTGATACGGGCAAGGGATTGGACTTTGCACGCCAGCAGGTCGCGGCTATCATCGCCGAAGTGAAGAGGGGCAAGGCCTGA
- the dnaQ gene encoding DNA polymerase III subunit epsilon → MREIIFDTETTGLDSKADRIIEIGGVELVNHFPTGRTFHVYVNPDGTRVHPDALAVHGLSDALLSDKPVFAAIVDDLRSFFDGATWIAHNASFDMGFINAEFARLGLPPVPQDQVIDTLQLARRKNPMGPNSLDALCRRYGIDNSHRTKHGALLDSELLAEVYIEMIGGRQTALVLGKSEEVRVEVEEEEGTVAFQLSVRPRPLPPRLSSEEMAAHEAMVARLGGKAIWNKYADN, encoded by the coding sequence ATGCGCGAAATCATTTTCGACACGGAAACCACCGGCCTCGACAGCAAGGCCGACCGGATCATCGAAATCGGCGGCGTCGAGCTGGTCAATCATTTTCCGACCGGACGGACCTTCCATGTCTATGTCAATCCGGACGGCACCCGGGTTCATCCCGATGCGCTGGCGGTACACGGGCTTTCCGATGCCTTGCTCAGCGACAAGCCGGTCTTTGCGGCAATCGTCGACGACCTCCGGTCATTCTTCGACGGCGCGACCTGGATTGCGCATAATGCCAGTTTCGACATGGGCTTCATCAATGCGGAATTTGCCCGGCTCGGCCTGCCGCCGGTACCGCAGGACCAGGTGATCGACACGTTGCAGCTGGCCCGGCGCAAGAACCCGATGGGGCCGAATTCGCTCGACGCGCTCTGCCGCCGCTACGGTATCGACAACTCGCACCGCACCAAGCATGGCGCGCTGCTCGATTCCGAATTGCTGGCGGAAGTCTATATCGAGATGATCGGTGGCCGGCAGACCGCGCTGGTGCTGGGCAAGAGCGAAGAGGTGAGGGTTGAGGTCGAGGAGGAGGAGGGCACCGTCGCCTTCCAACTTTCCGTCCGTCCCCGACCGTTGCCGCCGCGTCTCTCCAGCGAAGAGATGGCGGCCCATGAGGCGATGGTGGCAAGGCTCGGCGGCAAGGCAATCTGGAACAAATACGCCGACAACTGA
- the secB gene encoding protein-export chaperone SecB, which produces MATDTSNGESTSPSLSILAQYMKDLSFEVPGAPHSLQARDRAPDININVNVNANPLSDADFDVVLSLNAEAKDGGKVIFSCELVYGGVFRITGFPQEHMLPILFIECPRLLFPFARQIVADATRNGGFPPLMIDPIDFAQMFAQRMAEEQNRAQVSAPN; this is translated from the coding sequence ATGGCCACTGACACGTCGAACGGCGAAAGCACCAGCCCCAGCCTCAGCATTCTCGCCCAATATATGAAGGACCTGTCCTTCGAAGTTCCCGGTGCGCCGCACTCGCTTCAGGCGCGTGATCGCGCCCCTGACATCAACATCAATGTCAATGTCAACGCCAACCCGCTTTCGGACGCGGATTTTGACGTGGTGCTGTCACTGAATGCGGAAGCCAAGGATGGCGGCAAGGTGATCTTCTCGTGCGAACTGGTCTATGGCGGCGTGTTCCGCATTACCGGCTTCCCGCAGGAGCACATGCTGCCGATCCTGTTCATCGAATGCCCGCGGCTGCTGTTCCCCTTTGCCCGGCAGATCGTTGCCGATGCGACCCGCAACGGCGGCTTCCCGCCGCTGATGATCGACCCCATCGATTTTGCCCAGATGTTTGCGCAGCGCATGGCGGAAGAACAGAACCGGGCGCAGGTTTCTGCGCCGAACTGA
- a CDS encoding FxsA family protein: protein MRASRLPALFFLLPLVEIVLFGLVVDQIGFWRALALMMLTSVAGILLLRHQGFGLAARMFAVARGDKTKAAGLGYGIMVLIAGLLLMIPGFLTDILGLLLLIPFIRRLLWRMAGGTAGDIRTDIFTTRSGSGARFEFRSGPAGGATEPGVVDLDAGDYHRADSAPGPGDRLAGSGRDPEA from the coding sequence ATGCGTGCCAGCCGTCTTCCCGCACTGTTTTTCCTGCTGCCGCTCGTGGAGATCGTGCTGTTTGGCCTGGTGGTCGACCAGATCGGTTTCTGGCGGGCTCTCGCCCTGATGATGCTGACGTCGGTTGCGGGAATTCTGCTGCTGCGTCATCAGGGTTTCGGTCTCGCCGCCCGGATGTTTGCAGTCGCAAGAGGCGACAAGACAAAGGCGGCTGGCCTCGGCTATGGGATCATGGTGCTGATCGCCGGGCTGCTGTTGATGATACCCGGTTTTCTCACCGACATCCTTGGCCTGCTGCTGCTCATCCCGTTTATCCGCCGGTTGCTGTGGCGAATGGCAGGTGGAACGGCTGGCGACATCAGGACCGACATTTTCACCACCCGTTCCGGCAGCGGTGCCAGATTTGAATTCCGCTCAGGTCCCGCCGGGGGAGCAACCGAACCCGGCGTAGTCGATCTCGATGCGGGCGACTACCATCGCGCCGACAGCGCTCCGGGACCTGGCGACCGGCTTGCCGGAAGTGGGCGGGACCCCGAGGCATGA
- a CDS encoding Tim44/TimA family putative adaptor protein: protein MGSNDFITVFFLVAAVLIFLQLRSVLGRRTGNEKQPFEPVSPRDLPRPDPQDTGKVITLPSRDVVVSEDRLNLADLYTKPGSEPNSDLRELMKVDLAFDPKGFFNGARLAYEMIVTAYAEGDRKALRGLLSREVFESFDVAIGEREARGEKVKFTFVGISKTDLVRIDIKGTEVQVVLNIVSQLISATLDRNGTIIEGDEETVAEVNDIWTLSRDMRSRDPNWTVIATESSQ from the coding sequence ATGGGTTCCAACGATTTCATCACAGTGTTTTTCCTTGTGGCCGCGGTCCTGATCTTCCTGCAGCTTCGCAGCGTCCTCGGCCGGCGCACCGGCAACGAGAAGCAGCCGTTCGAACCGGTGTCGCCGCGTGATCTCCCCCGGCCTGATCCACAGGATACCGGAAAGGTGATCACGCTGCCGTCGCGTGACGTGGTGGTCAGCGAGGACCGGCTCAACCTTGCCGATCTCTACACCAAACCCGGTTCCGAGCCAAATTCCGATCTGCGCGAACTGATGAAGGTTGATCTCGCCTTCGATCCCAAGGGTTTCTTCAATGGCGCGCGCCTTGCCTACGAGATGATTGTCACCGCCTATGCGGAAGGTGATCGAAAGGCCCTGCGCGGCCTTCTCTCCCGCGAGGTGTTTGAAAGCTTCGATGTCGCCATTGGCGAGCGGGAAGCCCGTGGCGAAAAGGTGAAGTTCACCTTTGTCGGCATATCGAAAACGGATCTCGTTCGCATCGACATCAAGGGCACCGAGGTCCAGGTGGTGCTGAATATCGTCAGCCAGCTGATTTCGGCGACACTGGATCGCAATGGCACGATCATCGAAGGCGATGAGGAAACGGTGGCAGAGGTCAACGATATCTGGACGCTGTCGCGCGACATGCGCTCGCGGGATCCGAACTGGACCGTCATTGCGACGGAATCCAGTCAATGA
- a CDS encoding murein transglycosylase A, translating to MTTASPDYCLEQISFPDLPGWAEDDPRPLFAALHDCLIQITTIKPHRTGSLGLTSADLLPALEAAATVNPSSAEEARRFFQQQFQPFAIRRRDGKDGFVTAFYEPEVAVSDRPDATYRYPFYNRPPDLIDLHDGNRPPGLDPSYAFARLKDGVISAYADRRVIDEGHLEGQGLEIAWARSKVDVFFAHVQGAARLRYADGAMKRITYAAKAGHPFSAIGRLLLERGEIAPEAISMQAIRAWLADHPDEADQVYWHNRSYIFFKESELSDPDRGPIAAAKVPLVAGRSLAVDRLIHTFGFPFYIHAPKLTHLDDGQPFARLMLALDTGTAIVGPARGDIFTGWGDEAGALAGTVRHDASFYILIPKEAAPGFL from the coding sequence ATGACCACCGCCTCGCCGGATTATTGCCTGGAGCAGATCTCCTTTCCAGACTTGCCCGGCTGGGCTGAAGATGATCCGCGCCCGCTGTTTGCCGCCCTGCATGATTGCCTGATCCAAATTACCACCATCAAGCCGCACCGGACCGGCTCGCTTGGCCTGACCAGCGCCGACCTGCTGCCCGCGCTTGAGGCGGCGGCAACGGTCAATCCATCCTCTGCCGAGGAAGCCCGCCGGTTTTTCCAGCAGCAGTTCCAGCCTTTCGCCATCCGGCGGCGGGATGGCAAGGATGGTTTCGTCACCGCCTTCTACGAGCCGGAAGTCGCCGTCTCCGACCGGCCGGATGCGACCTACCGCTACCCGTTCTACAATCGCCCACCCGATCTGATTGATCTCCACGACGGCAATCGCCCGCCAGGGCTCGATCCCTCCTACGCCTTCGCAAGGCTGAAGGATGGCGTGATATCCGCCTATGCCGACCGTCGCGTCATCGATGAGGGGCACCTTGAGGGGCAGGGGCTGGAAATTGCCTGGGCGCGGTCGAAGGTGGATGTCTTCTTTGCCCATGTCCAGGGGGCAGCCCGGCTTCGCTATGCCGATGGGGCGATGAAGCGCATCACCTATGCGGCCAAGGCCGGCCATCCGTTTTCGGCCATCGGCAGGCTGTTGCTGGAGCGCGGCGAAATCGCCCCCGAGGCAATCTCGATGCAGGCGATCCGTGCCTGGCTCGCCGACCATCCCGATGAAGCCGATCAGGTCTACTGGCACAATCGCTCCTATATTTTCTTCAAGGAATCCGAGCTCTCCGATCCCGACCGGGGTCCGATTGCCGCAGCCAAGGTGCCGCTGGTCGCCGGGCGGTCCCTGGCGGTCGACCGGCTGATCCATACCTTCGGCTTTCCCTTCTACATCCACGCCCCGAAGCTCACCCATCTCGATGATGGCCAGCCCTTCGCCCGGCTGATGCTGGCGCTCGATACCGGGACAGCAATCGTCGGTCCGGCACGCGGAGACATCTTTACCGGCTGGGGAGACGAGGCCGGCGCATTGGCGGGCACCGTCCGCCACGATGCCAGCTTTTACATTCTCATTCCCAAAGAAGCGGCCCCGGGGTTCCTTTGA
- a CDS encoding Smr/MutS family protein, whose amino-acid sequence MARDRDLKTEERVLWGKVARTTRPMPGRMEDLLAFDIAEDLQEAPMPDGKAVLSEVTPPDAKPASRPASGRHHPFEKPVKRKLARGRLALEARIDLHGMFQSEAHALLLDFLVHAHERGLRHVLVITGKGSSMGSEGALKRAVPLWFSKPEFRYLISSHEPAAQQHGGEGALYVRLSRRDGDRT is encoded by the coding sequence ATGGCGCGCGACCGGGATCTGAAAACCGAGGAACGGGTGCTGTGGGGCAAGGTTGCCCGCACCACCCGCCCGATGCCCGGGCGCATGGAGGACCTGCTTGCCTTCGACATCGCGGAGGACCTTCAGGAAGCCCCCATGCCGGACGGCAAGGCTGTGCTCAGCGAGGTGACACCACCTGACGCAAAACCCGCTTCCCGACCGGCATCAGGTCGGCATCATCCGTTTGAAAAGCCGGTCAAGCGCAAGCTGGCCCGGGGTCGCCTCGCGCTCGAAGCCCGGATCGACCTGCATGGCATGTTCCAGAGCGAGGCGCATGCGCTGCTGCTCGATTTTCTCGTCCATGCCCATGAACGGGGCCTGCGGCACGTGCTTGTCATTACCGGCAAGGGCAGTTCGATGGGCAGCGAAGGGGCGCTGAAACGGGCGGTGCCGCTGTGGTTTTCCAAGCCGGAGTTTCGCTATCTGATCTCCTCCCACGAGCCCGCAGCCCAGCAGCATGGCGGCGAGGGCGCACTCTATGTCCGCCTGTCGCGCCGGGATGGTGACCGGACATGA
- a CDS encoding helix-turn-helix transcriptional regulator: MTPFGEAMRSLRLTRGVSQREMARAIGVSPAYLSALEHGHKGMPSFDFLQRVAGYFNIIWDEAEALFRVARASDPKVVLDTSGLAPEYTAFANRLALCLRGLSPDIIAKLDSVLEKSGISG; the protein is encoded by the coding sequence ATGACGCCGTTCGGCGAGGCAATGCGGTCCCTGAGGCTGACCCGGGGGGTCTCGCAGCGGGAGATGGCTCGCGCCATCGGTGTTTCGCCTGCCTATCTCTCGGCGCTGGAGCATGGCCACAAGGGCATGCCGAGCTTTGATTTCCTGCAAAGGGTGGCCGGCTATTTCAACATCATCTGGGACGAGGCCGAAGCCCTGTTCCGGGTGGCGCGTGCCTCCGACCCGAAAGTGGTGCTGGATACGTCGGGCCTTGCCCCCGAATATACCGCCTTTGCCAACCGTCTCGCCCTCTGTTTGCGGGGGCTCTCGCCCGATATTATCGCCAAACTTGATTCTGTGCTCGAAAAGTCAGGGATATCAGGGTAA
- the gyrB gene encoding DNA topoisomerase (ATP-hydrolyzing) subunit B, giving the protein MTDVSDAQNGEAEYGADSIKVLKGLDAVRKRPGMYIGDTDDGSGLHHMVYEVVDNAIDEALAGHADLVTVTLNADGSCTVTDNGRGIPTDMHDEGVSAAEVIMTQLHAGGKFDQNSYKVSGGLHGVGVSVVNALSVSLKLKIARKGHWHEMSFTHGVADAPLVVTGPAGSHTGTEVTFLPSQETFTQTEFDFGTLEHRLRELAFLNSGVRILLTDKRHSDIRQTELLYDGGLEAFVAYLDRAKKPLVQKPVSIRSEKDGITVEVAMWWNDSYHENVLCFTNNIPQRDGGTHMAGFRAALTRQIVSYGDSSGITKKEKVTLTGEDCREGLTAVLSVKVPDPKFSSQTKDKLVSSEVRPVVESLVNEALSTWLEEHPGDAKILVGKVVEAAAAREAARKARELTRRKGALDIASLPGKLADCSERDPSKSELFLVEGDSAGGSAKQGRSRETQAILPLRGKILNVERARFDKMLSSQEIGTLITALGTSIGKDEFNIDKLRYHKIIIMTDADVDGAHIRTLLLTFFFRQMPRLIENGHLYIAQPPLYKVTRGKSVQYLKDEKAFEEYLITQGLEDTSLRLGNGEVRMGQDLREVITDALRLRALIDGLHSRYSRSIIEQAAICGALNADLTSNRARATETAAEVATRLDLIAEETERGWSGHVTDEGGLRFERMVRGVKEVALLDMALIGSSDARHIDQMTARLKDIYALPPVLARKDGQTEISGPRALLDSVFAAGRKGLSMQRYKGLGEMNAEQLWETTLDPNVRSLLQVKVNDATDADGLFSRLMGDEVEPRREFIQENALNVANLDI; this is encoded by the coding sequence ATGACTGATGTATCCGATGCACAAAATGGCGAAGCCGAATATGGCGCCGACAGCATCAAGGTCCTCAAGGGGCTCGACGCAGTCCGCAAGCGGCCGGGCATGTATATCGGTGACACCGATGACGGGTCGGGCCTGCATCACATGGTCTATGAAGTGGTCGACAATGCCATCGACGAGGCGCTTGCCGGTCACGCCGATCTGGTGACCGTGACGCTCAATGCCGACGGGTCCTGCACCGTGACGGACAACGGGCGCGGCATTCCGACCGACATGCATGACGAGGGCGTCTCTGCCGCCGAGGTCATCATGACGCAGTTGCATGCGGGCGGCAAGTTCGACCAGAATTCCTACAAGGTGTCAGGCGGTCTGCATGGCGTGGGCGTGTCGGTGGTCAATGCGCTGTCGGTGTCGCTGAAGCTGAAGATTGCCCGCAAGGGCCACTGGCATGAAATGAGCTTTACCCATGGGGTCGCCGACGCGCCGCTGGTGGTGACCGGCCCCGCAGGCAGCCACACCGGCACGGAGGTAACCTTCCTGCCGAGCCAGGAAACCTTTACCCAGACGGAATTTGATTTCGGCACGCTCGAGCACCGGCTGCGCGAACTGGCCTTCCTGAATTCCGGCGTTAGGATCCTCCTGACCGACAAGCGGCATTCCGACATCCGCCAGACCGAGCTGCTCTATGACGGCGGTCTCGAGGCTTTCGTCGCCTATCTCGACCGGGCGAAAAAACCGCTGGTGCAGAAACCGGTATCGATCCGCAGCGAGAAGGATGGCATTACCGTCGAAGTGGCGATGTGGTGGAACGACAGCTATCACGAGAACGTGCTGTGCTTCACCAACAACATTCCGCAGCGCGATGGCGGCACCCATATGGCGGGTTTTCGCGCCGCGCTTACCCGGCAGATCGTCTCCTATGGCGACAGCTCCGGCATCACAAAGAAGGAAAAGGTGACGCTGACGGGTGAAGACTGCCGCGAAGGCCTGACGGCGGTTCTCTCGGTCAAGGTGCCCGATCCGAAATTCTCCTCCCAGACCAAGGACAAGCTTGTCTCCTCCGAGGTCAGGCCCGTGGTCGAAAGCCTTGTCAACGAGGCCCTGTCCACCTGGCTGGAAGAACATCCCGGCGATGCCAAGATCCTGGTCGGCAAGGTGGTGGAAGCCGCTGCCGCCCGCGAGGCTGCCCGCAAGGCCCGCGAACTGACCCGCCGCAAGGGCGCTCTCGATATTGCGTCACTGCCCGGCAAGCTTGCCGATTGCTCCGAGCGCGATCCGTCGAAATCCGAATTGTTCCTGGTGGAGGGTGATTCGGCAGGCGGTTCGGCCAAGCAGGGCCGGTCGCGCGAGACCCAGGCGATCCTGCCCTTGCGCGGCAAGATCCTCAATGTCGAGCGGGCCCGCTTCGACAAGATGCTGTCCAGCCAGGAAATCGGCACGCTGATCACTGCCCTTGGCACCTCGATCGGCAAGGACGAGTTCAACATCGACAAGCTGCGCTACCACAAGATCATCATCATGACCGATGCCGACGTGGACGGTGCGCATATCAGGACGCTGCTTCTCACCTTCTTCTTCCGGCAGATGCCGCGGCTGATCGAAAACGGCCATCTCTACATTGCCCAGCCGCCGCTCTACAAGGTCACGCGCGGCAAGTCGGTGCAGTACCTGAAGGATGAAAAGGCCTTCGAGGAATATCTGATCACCCAGGGTCTGGAAGACACGTCGCTGCGGCTTGGCAATGGCGAGGTCCGGATGGGACAGGATCTGCGCGAGGTGATCACCGATGCGCTGCGCCTGCGGGCCCTGATCGATGGCCTGCATTCGCGCTACAGCCGCTCGATCATCGAGCAGGCGGCCATCTGCGGTGCGCTCAACGCCGATCTCACCAGCAACCGCGCCCGGGCAACGGAAACGGCTGCCGAAGTCGCGACCCGGCTCGATCTTATCGCCGAGGAAACCGAACGCGGCTGGAGTGGCCATGTGACGGACGAAGGCGGCTTGCGTTTCGAGCGCATGGTGCGCGGCGTCAAGGAAGTGGCGCTTCTCGACATGGCGCTGATCGGCTCCTCCGATGCCCGCCATATCGACCAGATGACAGCGCGGCTGAAGGACATCTATGCGCTGCCGCCGGTTCTGGCGCGCAAGGACGGCCAGACGGAAATCTCCGGCCCCCGGGCGCTGCTGGATTCAGTCTTTGCCGCCGGCCGCAAGGGTCTGTCGATGCAGCGCTACAAGGGTCTCGGCGAAATGAACGCCGAGCAATTGTGGGAAACCACGCTCGATCCGAATGTCCGCTCGCTGCTGCAGGTCAAGGTCAATGACGCAACCGATGCCGATGGCCTGTTCTCGCGCCTGATGGGCGACGAGGTGGAACCGCGCCGCGAGTTCATTCAGGAAAATGCGCTGAATGTCGCCAATCTCGATATCTGA
- a CDS encoding nitroreductase family protein, which yields MTSSNHRSAGTEIHPMFLDRWSPRAFSGEPVTRNDLMTILEAAAWAPSASNHQPWRFVYGLGGTPEFDLLLSLLVPGNQRWAKQSGALVMILSKTQTGEAGDENRRAITTHSFDAGASWMALALQAQFLGYHTHGMGGIEWEKIPAALNLPEDVQIEAAIAIGRMGKIEDLPEDLRAREKPNGRKPLSEVTFHGRYRT from the coding sequence ATGACCAGCAGCAACCACCGTTCCGCCGGGACGGAGATTCATCCGATGTTTCTCGATCGCTGGTCTCCCCGCGCCTTTTCCGGCGAGCCAGTCACCCGGAATGACCTGATGACCATTCTGGAAGCTGCCGCCTGGGCACCTTCTGCCTCGAACCACCAGCCCTGGCGGTTTGTCTATGGGCTTGGCGGCACGCCGGAATTCGACCTGTTGCTGTCCCTGCTGGTTCCGGGCAACCAGCGCTGGGCAAAGCAATCGGGTGCGCTGGTGATGATCCTGTCGAAGACACAGACCGGTGAAGCCGGCGACGAGAACCGTCGGGCGATCACCACCCATTCCTTCGATGCCGGGGCTTCCTGGATGGCGCTGGCGTTGCAGGCGCAGTTTCTCGGCTATCACACCCATGGCATGGGCGGCATCGAGTGGGAAAAGATCCCGGCGGCCCTGAACCTGCCGGAGGATGTCCAGATCGAGGCGGCCATCGCCATCGGGCGGATGGGCAAGATCGAGGATTTGCCGGAGGATCTGAGGGCACGGGAAAAGCCGAATGGCCGCAAGCCGCTATCGGAAGTGACCTTTCACGGACGCTATCGCACCTGA